In Rhodomicrobium lacus, the following proteins share a genomic window:
- the puhE gene encoding putative photosynthetic complex assembly protein PuhE, protein MIHYGLPTLYVLFVWWFSTGAVLYLNNLPKHTYKWSVLGGTLVLLGSLYGLHVSSQSQTVLAAYVSFTCGLLAWAWTQLTFYTGVITGPRKTACPPGCSGSRHMWHAAETCLYHEASAALLGVAVCFATLNGTNHIGSWTYTVIWLMHASAKVNAVLGVRNLNDHFFPEHLRYLSSYLRKKPMNLLFPVSITVSTVFAAILVHKAVEMQHSPFDALALTFSIVILVLGIIEHWFLVLPIPAEALWNWSVRAKTGVVKQESVRLPEIVDASKPASTRLRIVASRGDI, encoded by the coding sequence TTGATACATTACGGGCTTCCGACCCTCTACGTTCTCTTTGTCTGGTGGTTCAGCACTGGCGCTGTTCTGTATCTCAACAATCTGCCAAAACACACCTACAAATGGAGCGTGCTCGGCGGAACGCTCGTGCTGCTGGGCTCGCTCTACGGTCTGCACGTCTCCAGCCAGAGCCAGACGGTTCTGGCAGCCTATGTCAGCTTTACCTGCGGTCTTCTCGCCTGGGCGTGGACGCAACTGACGTTCTACACCGGCGTCATCACCGGACCGCGCAAGACCGCCTGTCCTCCGGGCTGCTCCGGCTCAAGGCACATGTGGCATGCCGCCGAAACTTGCCTTTATCACGAGGCTAGCGCGGCGCTTCTCGGTGTTGCCGTTTGCTTCGCAACGCTCAACGGCACGAATCACATCGGGTCCTGGACGTATACGGTGATCTGGCTCATGCATGCGAGCGCGAAGGTGAACGCCGTCCTCGGTGTCCGCAATCTCAACGATCACTTCTTCCCCGAGCATCTGCGCTATCTAAGCTCCTACCTGCGCAAGAAGCCGATGAACCTTCTGTTCCCGGTTTCGATCACCGTATCGACCGTTTTCGCGGCCATCCTTGTGCACAAGGCGGTCGAGATGCAGCATTCGCCCTTTGACGCGCTCGCGCTGACATTTTCGATCGTGATCCTGGTGCTCGGCATCATCGAGCACTGGTTTCTCGTCCTGCCCATCCCGGCGGAGGCGCTCTGGAACTGGAGCGTCAGGGCCAAGACCGGCGTTGTCAAGCAGGAGTCGGTGAGACTTCCGGAGATCGTCGATGCGAGCAAGCCAGCTTCGACGCGCCTTCGCATCGTAGCGAGCCGCGGCGACATCTAG
- the puhB gene encoding photosynthetic complex putative assembly protein PuhB, with protein MSEYDYEPIRGLPYRLPEDEKILWQGSPKWRSLAVHLCHVRTITLYFALLIAWRVVATALDGKPVSEAYELAAFLALLNGILVSIAVIWSILLAKTTIYTITTRRVVLRYGIALTKAVNVPLRFVKNVAMNRHSNGCADIAFETSGKDRIAYLILWPHTRPWRVSPTQPMLRSVAEPEKVAEILKQALAPFAAQSVDENENKETQAATDQQDAEKKVTDPGQPAAEAA; from the coding sequence ATGAGTGAATACGACTACGAGCCGATACGGGGTCTCCCGTACCGGCTTCCCGAGGATGAAAAAATCCTTTGGCAGGGATCGCCTAAATGGCGGTCCCTGGCCGTTCATCTCTGCCATGTGCGCACGATCACGCTCTATTTCGCGCTTTTGATCGCGTGGAGGGTCGTTGCCACAGCGCTCGACGGCAAGCCCGTATCGGAAGCGTACGAACTCGCTGCCTTTCTCGCTTTGCTGAACGGCATCCTGGTCTCGATAGCGGTGATCTGGTCGATCCTTCTCGCCAAGACGACGATCTACACGATCACGACGCGGCGCGTGGTGTTGCGTTACGGGATCGCGTTGACGAAGGCCGTGAATGTGCCGCTCCGCTTCGTCAAGAACGTCGCCATGAACAGGCATTCGAACGGCTGCGCGGATATCGCTTTCGAAACGAGCGGCAAGGACCGCATCGCCTATCTCATCTTGTGGCCTCATACGCGGCCATGGCGCGTTTCTCCGACGCAGCCGATGCTCCGTTCGGTAGCGGAGCCGGAAAAGGTTGCCGAAATTCTCAAACAGGCTCTTGCACCGTTTGCGGCGCAGAGCGTAGATGAGAATGAAAATAAAGAGACGCAGGCTGCAACCGATCAGCAGGATGCGGAAAAAAAGGTGACTGACCCCGGTCAGCCCGCTGCCGAGGCAGCGTAA
- a CDS encoding BCD family MFS transporter, translated as MFLKGLGPKFLPFADAATPQFPLHRLLRLSLFQVTVGMALVLVNGTLNRVMILDLGVPAWLVALMIAIPLVFAPFRALLGFKSDTHRSLLGWKRVPYIWFGTLIQFGGLAIMPFALILLSGDTQGPPILGQFAAALAFLLVGAGMHTTQTAGLALAMDLSPAEKRPRVVAFLYVMLLIGMSVSALLLGDLLTNFSQMRLIEVIQGTALATMVLNIVALWKQEPRRPRRLVEHEPKPDFGEAWRTFMATGNWKRIFVGLGLGTVGFSMQDILIEPYGGQVLGMTVSQTTALTAFFALGALISLAIAARRLDRGVNPHRLAAQGVMVGLAALAAFVFSAPVGERLLFEVGVVALGFGSGFFAAGTLTAAMELAKASQAGLALGAWGAVGASATGGGIALGGAIRDISATLAANGSLGEALMRTDTSYLIVYHIEIALLFATLVAIGPLVRTAGDTSRQKPPQFGLADYPG; from the coding sequence CTGTTCCTGAAGGGCCTCGGGCCGAAGTTTCTGCCTTTTGCCGACGCGGCGACGCCGCAATTTCCACTGCACCGGCTGCTGCGCCTCTCCCTGTTTCAGGTGACGGTCGGCATGGCTCTGGTGCTCGTCAACGGCACGCTGAACCGCGTGATGATCCTCGATCTCGGCGTGCCCGCGTGGCTTGTCGCCCTGATGATCGCGATCCCGCTCGTTTTCGCACCGTTCCGCGCTCTCCTGGGCTTCAAGTCCGACACGCACCGCTCGCTCCTCGGCTGGAAGCGTGTGCCTTACATCTGGTTCGGCACGCTGATCCAGTTCGGCGGCCTCGCCATCATGCCTTTTGCTCTGATCCTCCTGTCGGGCGATACGCAAGGGCCGCCGATCCTCGGTCAGTTCGCGGCCGCGCTCGCCTTCCTGCTCGTCGGCGCGGGCATGCACACGACCCAGACGGCCGGACTCGCGCTCGCGATGGACTTGTCGCCCGCCGAGAAGCGGCCGCGAGTCGTCGCGTTCCTCTATGTCATGCTGCTGATCGGCATGAGCGTGAGCGCGCTGCTTCTGGGCGATCTGCTCACGAATTTCAGCCAGATGCGGCTTATCGAGGTGATCCAGGGCACAGCGCTCGCGACCATGGTGCTGAATATTGTCGCATTGTGGAAGCAGGAGCCGCGCAGGCCGCGCCGCCTCGTCGAACACGAGCCCAAACCCGATTTCGGCGAAGCGTGGCGCACGTTCATGGCGACCGGCAACTGGAAGCGCATATTTGTGGGCCTGGGGCTCGGCACGGTCGGCTTCAGCATGCAAGATATCCTGATCGAGCCATATGGCGGTCAGGTTCTCGGGATGACGGTGTCGCAGACGACGGCGCTGACGGCCTTTTTCGCGCTGGGCGCGCTCATTTCGCTCGCCATTGCCGCGCGCCGCCTCGACAGGGGTGTCAATCCGCACCGGCTCGCCGCGCAAGGCGTGATGGTCGGCCTCGCGGCGCTGGCTGCGTTCGTCTTTTCCGCGCCCGTCGGCGAACGCCTCCTGTTCGAGGTGGGCGTCGTGGCGCTGGGGTTTGGCAGCGGCTTTTTTGCCGCAGGCACTCTGACGGCCGCAATGGAGCTTGCAAAAGCCTCTCAGGCCGGTTTAGCGCTTGGTGCGTGGGGTGCAGTCGGTGCCTCTGCGACAGGAGGCGGAATTGCACTCGGCGGTGCCATCCGTGACATTAGCGCGACCCTTGCGGCGAACGGTAGCCTGGGTGAGGCGCTAATGCGCACAGACACAAGTTACCTCATTGTCTATCATATCGAAATTGCCCTGTTGTTCGCGACGCTCGTGGCCATCGGCCCCCTCGTGCGCACAGCGGGTGATACATCAAGGCAAAAGCCGCCGCAATTCGGCCTAGCTGATTATCCGGGTTGA
- the puhA gene encoding photosynthetic reaction center subunit H, with product MPTGALTSHLDVAQVTLYAFWIFFALLILYLRREDRREGYPLINESTGKPQNDGYLTIPDKKIFRLFHGGTTTSPQPYKPEREIKAKPATNHPGSPLIPTGNPLIDGVGPASWVQRQDVPDLTYDGLTRIAPLRVATDYAVDEHDRDPRGFTVYGADGVKAGKIRDAWLDRSEVIIRYLEVTTPKGRNVLVPITLAKVDQGKGKVVLESILGAQIEDAPKLANPDRVTRLEEDKVAAYYAGGILYATPARQEPLL from the coding sequence ATGCCAACCGGCGCACTGACATCACATCTCGACGTCGCCCAGGTGACGTTGTACGCGTTCTGGATCTTCTTCGCGCTCCTGATCCTTTACCTGCGCCGTGAAGACCGGCGTGAGGGGTATCCCCTGATCAACGAATCGACGGGCAAGCCGCAGAACGACGGCTATCTCACGATCCCGGACAAGAAGATCTTCCGTCTTTTCCATGGCGGCACGACGACCTCTCCTCAGCCCTACAAGCCCGAGCGTGAGATCAAGGCCAAGCCCGCGACCAATCATCCCGGCTCGCCGCTCATTCCGACCGGCAATCCGTTGATCGACGGCGTCGGCCCGGCTTCGTGGGTGCAGCGTCAGGACGTACCGGATCTGACCTATGACGGTCTGACCCGCATCGCTCCCCTGCGCGTCGCCACCGATTATGCGGTCGACGAGCATGACCGCGACCCCCGCGGGTTCACGGTTTATGGCGCCGATGGCGTCAAGGCCGGCAAGATCCGCGATGCGTGGCTCGATCGCTCGGAAGTCATCATCCGCTATCTCGAAGTTACGACGCCGAAGGGCCGGAATGTTCTCGTTCCGATCACGCTCGCCAAGGTCGACCAGGGCAAGGGCAAGGTCGTTCTCGAATCGATCCTCGGCGCCCAGATCGAAGATGCGCCGAAGCTCGCCAACCCGGATCGCGTGACGCGACTCGAGGAAGACAAGGTCGCCGCGTACTATGCGGGCGGCATCTTGTACGCTACGCCGGCTCGTCAGGAGCCTCTTTTATGA
- the puhC gene encoding photosynthetic complex assembly protein PuhC, which yields MFKGVNKALLLGSAAVAALLVIVIGSSVVDRFGGGVADASRRPVVSRAVIFRDAPSGGIAVFDQGATEPFQILDREKNSFMATAMRILRQVRQARSKAGPDAPFVVTQWSDGRLTLTDPSTGETVELAAYGQKNAETFAQLLPDTSVPR from the coding sequence ATGTTCAAGGGTGTGAACAAAGCGCTGCTTCTGGGAAGCGCGGCAGTCGCCGCTCTCCTCGTTATCGTCATCGGCTCAAGCGTCGTCGATAGGTTCGGCGGCGGCGTGGCGGATGCTTCGCGCCGCCCCGTCGTTTCGCGGGCCGTCATCTTCCGAGACGCGCCTTCCGGGGGGATCGCGGTATTCGATCAGGGAGCAACCGAGCCCTTCCAGATCCTCGACCGCGAAAAGAATTCATTCATGGCGACGGCGATGCGCATTCTTCGCCAGGTGCGTCAGGCGCGATCCAAGGCCGGGCCAGACGCGCCGTTCGTCGTCACGCAGTGGAGCGATGGCAGGCTGACGCTGACCGACCCATCGACCGGTGAAACGGTGGAGCTTGCCGCCTACGGTCAGAAGAACGCCGAAACCTTCGCGCAACTCCTTCCCGATACGAGCGTGCCTCGATGA
- a CDS encoding GDSL-type esterase/lipase family protein, which translates to MGWGDDTGRAPLAEDNDGSPALNRSYKTNFLSFQSPSSAGSHPAPTLMPDSGPSLFAFSTFEARRPSPSDASLALALDTTEAYEPQAITAAEALQNFYGALTKLNAGRRSGAAKIVHLGGDEIVDDRFAGALREHLTSRFGNAGRGLMLPGLYPVRGMKIDRGGAWSLASAASSASGPFGLSGVRVTSAASDAWLRFTSAETAFDWVEASFMTGPQQGTVAISVDGEMKLVPTRAPNVSQTSIRIMAKAREVTIRPRGDGEVTMLSLTTGTQTPGIVYSNAGVPGATAMTLGKWSRDFAANDLKKLDPDLVILSFGKKEGFDDDLDIRDYEARLRLTVEQIKSAVPGASLLLIGPPDAARLPTFSGSGGAQVCRALNPQEIAGYTRLLGRGNERLGRWHAPPRLEAVRSAIRRTAAASGAFYWDWAKYMGGHCSIHAWTTVNPPLAAPDHFTLTEAGNLRSARALFAELMAGFDGYQRLAAAKAAPTPQAATLVIAAPPKAAAKKRR; encoded by the coding sequence ATGGGATGGGGCGACGATACGGGCCGTGCGCCTCTCGCGGAAGACAACGACGGATCACCCGCGCTGAACCGGTCCTACAAGACGAACTTCCTGTCGTTCCAGTCTCCGTCTTCTGCCGGATCGCACCCCGCTCCGACGCTCATGCCCGACAGCGGACCGTCGCTCTTCGCGTTCTCCACCTTCGAAGCGCGACGCCCCTCCCCTTCGGACGCCTCGCTCGCGCTTGCCCTCGACACGACAGAGGCTTACGAGCCGCAGGCCATCACCGCCGCCGAAGCATTGCAGAACTTTTACGGCGCACTCACAAAGTTGAACGCCGGGAGGCGTTCGGGCGCCGCGAAGATCGTCCATCTCGGTGGAGACGAAATCGTGGACGACCGTTTCGCTGGCGCTCTCAGGGAGCATCTCACAAGCCGCTTCGGCAACGCCGGGCGTGGCCTCATGCTGCCCGGCCTCTATCCCGTTCGGGGGATGAAGATCGATCGCGGCGGCGCGTGGTCGCTTGCCAGCGCGGCGAGCAGCGCGTCCGGTCCGTTCGGCCTGTCCGGCGTGCGTGTGACCTCGGCCGCCTCCGATGCATGGCTGCGGTTCACCTCCGCGGAAACCGCCTTCGACTGGGTCGAAGCCTCTTTCATGACAGGGCCTCAGCAGGGCACCGTCGCCATCAGCGTCGATGGAGAGATGAAGCTCGTCCCGACGCGGGCGCCGAACGTGAGCCAGACCTCGATACGCATCATGGCGAAGGCGCGCGAAGTCACGATCCGCCCGCGCGGCGACGGCGAAGTGACGATGCTGTCGCTGACAACCGGCACGCAAACGCCAGGCATCGTTTATTCGAATGCCGGTGTCCCCGGCGCGACCGCGATGACGCTCGGCAAATGGTCCCGCGACTTCGCTGCGAATGACCTCAAGAAGCTTGATCCGGATCTCGTGATCCTGAGTTTCGGAAAGAAGGAAGGCTTCGATGACGATCTCGACATTCGCGATTATGAGGCCCGCCTCAGGCTGACGGTGGAGCAGATCAAGAGCGCCGTGCCAGGTGCGTCGCTCCTTTTGATCGGGCCACCCGACGCGGCGCGGCTGCCGACCTTTTCCGGTTCCGGCGGCGCGCAGGTCTGCCGCGCCCTCAATCCGCAGGAAATCGCCGGCTACACGCGCCTTCTCGGCCGCGGCAACGAGCGCCTCGGCCGCTGGCACGCACCGCCGCGCCTCGAAGCGGTCCGCTCCGCCATCCGGCGCACGGCAGCAGCAAGCGGGGCCTTTTATTGGGATTGGGCGAAATACATGGGCGGCCACTGCTCGATCCATGCATGGACGACTGTCAACCCGCCATTGGCCGCCCCCGACCATTTCACGCTGACGGAGGCCGGAAATCTGCGTTCTGCGCGCGCATTGTTCGCGGAACTGATGGCGGGCTTCGACGGGTATCAGCGCCTCGCCGCCGCGAAAGCCGCGCCGACGCCACAGGCTGCAACCCTTGTCATCGCCGCGCCTCCGAAGGCCGCCGCCAAGAAACGCCGCTAG
- the bchM gene encoding magnesium protoporphyrin IX methyltransferase, with the protein MTTQSYLDRRHDLKTYFDRTAADAWAKLTTDAPVSGVRATVRAGRDRMRATLMSWLPDDLTGARLLDAGCGTGLLSVEAARRGAHVVAVDLSPTLVGIAQERMPEDVADRIEFHSGDMLDASRGRYDFCVAMDSLIHYKADDLVSALSGLASLADRQVLFTFAPKTFALSVMHSAGKLFPRSDRSPAIEPIAETRLSGMITKDSRLAGFTQGRSERIVNGFYTSHAMELVAA; encoded by the coding sequence ATGACGACGCAGTCCTACCTCGATCGCCGCCACGACCTCAAAACCTATTTCGACAGGACTGCGGCGGATGCGTGGGCGAAACTGACGACCGATGCCCCTGTCAGCGGCGTGCGCGCGACGGTGCGCGCGGGCCGCGACCGCATGCGCGCGACGCTCATGAGCTGGCTTCCCGACGACCTGACAGGCGCGCGTCTTCTCGACGCCGGTTGCGGCACCGGGCTTCTCTCGGTGGAAGCGGCGCGTCGCGGCGCGCATGTGGTGGCGGTGGATCTCTCCCCGACGCTCGTCGGCATCGCTCAGGAGCGCATGCCGGAAGATGTCGCCGACCGAATCGAATTCCATTCCGGCGATATGCTGGACGCTTCGCGCGGTCGCTACGATTTCTGCGTCGCGATGGATTCGCTCATTCACTACAAGGCGGACGACCTCGTAAGCGCGCTTTCGGGTCTCGCCTCGCTTGCAGATCGGCAGGTGCTTTTCACCTTCGCGCCAAAGACATTCGCGCTCTCCGTCATGCACAGCGCGGGCAAGCTTTTCCCCCGTTCGGATCGGTCGCCGGCCATCGAACCTATTGCGGAAACCAGACTTTCAGGGATGATCACGAAGGATAGCCGCCTCGCGGGCTTCACACAGGGTCGCTCGGAGCGGATCGTGAACGGGTTCTACACCTCGCACGCCATGGAGTTGGTCGCCGCGTGA
- the bchL gene encoding ferredoxin:protochlorophyllide reductase (ATP-dependent) iron-sulfur ATP-binding protein — translation MQVHLDPNMKIGNAKVFAVYGKGGIGKSTTSSNLSVAFSKLGKRVLQIGCDPKHDSTFTLTKSMIPTVIDVLETVNFHTEELRPEDYMFEGYNGVMCVEAGGPPAGTGCGGYVVGQTVKLMKEHHLLDETDVVVFDVLGDVVCGGFAAPLQYAERALIVTANDFDSIFAMNRIVAAIQAKSKNYRVRLGGVVANRSRATDEIDRFNAAIGLKRMAHVPDLDCIRLSRLKKKTLFEMDPSEDVERAQSEYLKLAQAMWDGAEPLEATPMKDRDIFEFLGFN, via the coding sequence ATGCAGGTGCATCTCGATCCGAACATGAAGATCGGGAATGCCAAGGTTTTCGCAGTCTACGGCAAGGGCGGCATCGGCAAGAGCACGACGTCGTCGAACCTGTCGGTCGCGTTCTCGAAGCTCGGCAAGCGCGTGCTCCAGATCGGCTGCGATCCGAAGCACGACAGCACGTTCACGCTCACGAAGAGCATGATTCCGACGGTCATCGACGTGCTCGAAACGGTGAACTTCCACACCGAGGAGCTTCGTCCCGAGGACTACATGTTCGAGGGCTATAACGGCGTCATGTGCGTCGAGGCGGGCGGACCGCCGGCGGGCACAGGCTGCGGCGGCTATGTCGTGGGGCAGACGGTGAAGCTCATGAAGGAGCATCATCTGCTCGACGAGACCGATGTCGTGGTGTTCGACGTGCTGGGCGACGTGGTATGCGGCGGCTTCGCGGCACCGCTGCAATATGCCGAGCGCGCGCTGATCGTGACGGCGAACGACTTCGATTCGATTTTCGCGATGAACCGCATCGTCGCGGCCATTCAGGCGAAATCGAAGAACTACCGCGTGCGTCTTGGCGGCGTTGTGGCGAACCGCAGCCGCGCCACCGACGAGATCGACCGCTTCAATGCCGCTATCGGTCTGAAGCGCATGGCACACGTCCCCGACCTCGACTGCATCCGCCTTTCGCGTCTCAAGAAGAAGACCCTGTTCGAGATGGACCCGTCGGAGGATGTGGAACGCGCGCAGTCGGAATATCTGAAGCTTGCGCAGGCGATGTGGGACGGCGCCGAGCCGCTGGAGGCCACGCCGATGAAAGACCGCGATATTTTCGAATTCCTGGGATTCAACTGA